The stretch of DNA GGCGGCGGGCAAGACGATCGCCGCGATGATCGAGCACAAGGCGGCCGAGACCACCGGTCAGCTGTTCGTCCGCGGCATCCTGTGCAACCTGCTGGTCTGCCTGGCGATCTGGTGCGCCGGCCGCCTGGAGAACGAGGGCGCGAAGATCACCGTCATCTTCGCCTGCGTCATGGTGTTCATCACGTCGGGCTTCGAGCACGTGGTCGCCAACATGACGACCTTCTCGTTCGGCCTGATCGCGGGGCTGCCGCACGCGACCGTCGGCGAGTTCGCGCGGAACCTGCTCGCCGTCGGGCTGGGCAACCTGGTCGGCGGGGGGCTGCTGGTGGGCGCGTCGTACGCCTACGGCGTGCACGGACCGCGCGGTGCGGCGTCGGACGCGAAGCCCGGTGCGGTCGAGCCGACGTCGGGCGCCCCGGCCGTCGCGGACCCGGAGCTCGACGAGCAGCTCGCTCAGGTCGCCGCCGTCCGCTGACGCCTCGGCGTCCTGCGCGGGTGCCCTCACCTGCGCGGTCGCATCGCGGCGCGCCTGCCCGTGCGAGGGCGCGCCGGGCCGGAGCGCAATAGCGTGACCTCGACGCGCCCGCGCAGGGCGCCGACGACCAGCCGAGGAGCATGCGCGCGATGAGCACCAGCGACCCCCAGGACCGCCCCGCTCCGACCGAGCCCGTGGTCCCGGCACCGGACGCCGCGGACGCCGGCGCCGCAGCGGGCACGACGCCGACCCGCCCCGTCGGCACCGAGCCCCGCACGGTGCCCGGCACGGCGTCCGGCGCCGAGCCCACCGCCGCGCACGAGAGCGCGGCACCGGCGGACCTGCCGCCGTCGGGCGAGGGCCTGACCGTCAGCGACGAGACCGCGCACCGGCACGTGCAGGCGCGGCCGCTGCCGACCCCGCCGGAGCCGGAGGCTGCCGACCGCCGCCTGCCGCCGCCGCGGTTCACCGCCGCCCGCTCGGAACGCCAGGAGCCGGCACCGGACTCGCGCACCACGACGGCGCTTCCCGCGGCCGGCGCACCCGCCTCCGGCCCGGCCCGCGACGTGCCACCGGCGCCGATGCCCGGCCCGGCGGTCGCGGCCGCCGCCGCTGGCGGAGCAGGTGCGGCGGGTCGGCCCGGCGAGCGCACCGGCGCCACGCCGCTCGCCACCCCGGCCACCGTCGCGTCGACGCCGGGCACCGCGGAGGACGGGACGCTGTTCCCGGACCCCAACGCACCGCGCACCATCGGGGCCGGCACGCACGTGCTCGGCCTGATCGTGGGACTGCTGCTGCCCGCTGTCGCCGCCGTGGTCACGCTGCTCGGGGTGTCCCGCATCCTGTCCGTCGAGGCGGACGGCTGGGTGGCACGGGTCGAGGTTCTCGGCATCGTGCTGGTGACGCTGGGCGCGCTGCTGCTGGGCGCGGTGGCGCTGCTGTCGCTGTGGACGCCGTGGGTCGGCTACACGGGCGGGGTGCTGCTGACGCTGGCCGGGGCGCTGG from Cellulomonas sp. NTE-D12 encodes:
- a CDS encoding formate/nitrite transporter family protein, with product MLTIPQTVDLEADAAHHKVDLTHRPGVFLVRTMLAGAYIGIGVLIMVTAGGPLVQAASPWAPLIQGLVFGVALTIVVVAGGELATSAMMILTQGVFRRSVRPGRAALTLLAVFVGNLVGATVFAALLRGSGVLAPTTAAGKTIAAMIEHKAAETTGQLFVRGILCNLLVCLAIWCAGRLENEGAKITVIFACVMVFITSGFEHVVANMTTFSFGLIAGLPHATVGEFARNLLAVGLGNLVGGGLLVGASYAYGVHGPRGAASDAKPGAVEPTSGAPAVADPELDEQLAQVAAVR